In the genome of Hyphomonas sp. Mor2, one region contains:
- a CDS encoding P1 family peptidase translates to MSKPGQKNLITDVPGLRVGNAQDEAVLTGTTVIACDEAAVAAVAVAGGGPGTRETDLLSPDKLVEAINAIVLSGGSAYGLAAADGVAARLGQQGIGFAMSEAPGVPKTPIVPAAILYDLANRGDKNWQDNPPYAALGRAALDAANETFELGRAGAGFGARAGQHRGGLGSASIVTHDGMTVGAITAVNSFGSVYMPGTDAFWAWPFEIDGEFGGARPPADYAADAEDWGAAKQNPQPRENTTITCIATDVALTPGQASRVAQMALSGFSRAIRPVFAPFDGDVVFVVSTAQQPLPDPAPLTLARLGELAAGTLARAIARGVHEAQ, encoded by the coding sequence ATGTCCAAGCCAGGTCAAAAAAATCTGATCACGGATGTTCCCGGACTTCGCGTCGGCAACGCTCAGGATGAAGCGGTTTTGACCGGCACCACCGTCATCGCTTGCGATGAGGCTGCGGTCGCCGCGGTCGCGGTCGCTGGCGGTGGGCCCGGCACACGAGAAACTGACTTGCTGAGCCCTGACAAGCTGGTCGAAGCGATCAATGCAATTGTGCTGTCTGGCGGCAGCGCCTATGGCCTCGCCGCCGCCGATGGGGTAGCCGCTCGGCTCGGTCAACAGGGAATCGGCTTCGCCATGAGTGAAGCGCCAGGGGTCCCCAAAACGCCGATCGTACCTGCTGCCATTCTCTACGACCTTGCCAATCGCGGCGACAAGAACTGGCAGGACAACCCGCCCTATGCCGCCCTTGGTCGCGCCGCACTGGACGCGGCGAATGAGACGTTCGAGCTTGGCCGCGCTGGCGCAGGTTTTGGCGCCAGGGCCGGACAGCATCGCGGCGGGCTCGGTTCGGCCTCGATCGTGACCCATGACGGAATGACCGTCGGGGCCATCACTGCCGTCAATAGTTTCGGCTCTGTCTATATGCCCGGCACAGATGCCTTCTGGGCCTGGCCGTTCGAGATTGATGGTGAGTTTGGCGGCGCCCGCCCGCCTGCCGACTATGCCGCTGACGCTGAAGACTGGGGCGCGGCCAAGCAGAATCCTCAGCCGCGCGAGAATACGACAATTACCTGCATTGCCACCGATGTCGCGCTCACGCCGGGCCAGGCGAGCCGGGTCGCTCAAATGGCTCTATCCGGCTTTTCGCGCGCCATCCGGCCGGTTTTCGCACCGTTCGATGGCGATGTGGTCTTCGTCGTTTCAACCGCGCAGCAGCCGCTGCCAGACCCGGCTCCACTGACCCTCGCCCGGCTCGGCGAACTCGCCGCCGGCACCCTCGCCCGCGCGATTGCCCGCGGGGTTCACGAAGCACAGTAA
- a CDS encoding RimK/LysX family protein: protein MTSASDAPVLHTRGWLEHARVMPHGLLMRAKLDSGAKTTSIHAEILPPEFAVNTAPDEEMAVLIGDTELDDEDMGGGDAPDDPPAAEIAPIFDTSMEDPMPEMITFKLTSRRGREVIYTEPVVRWVSIRRRGGGTIVRPVVNMDLCIGGIRVNGEVNLADRSGFNYPLLVGRNMLSEAGIAIDSRKIFAARKACPPIRLKTDPPASEE, encoded by the coding sequence TTGACCAGCGCATCTGATGCCCCCGTGCTTCACACCCGCGGCTGGCTCGAGCACGCGCGCGTGATGCCGCACGGCCTGTTGATGCGTGCCAAGCTCGATAGCGGCGCCAAGACCACGTCTATTCACGCCGAAATCCTGCCCCCCGAATTCGCCGTGAATACGGCCCCGGACGAGGAGATGGCCGTCCTGATTGGCGACACTGAGCTGGACGATGAGGATATGGGCGGCGGCGACGCGCCCGACGATCCCCCAGCCGCCGAGATCGCGCCGATTTTCGACACATCGATGGAAGACCCGATGCCGGAAATGATCACCTTCAAGCTGACCAGTCGGCGCGGTCGTGAGGTGATCTACACAGAGCCTGTCGTGCGCTGGGTCTCAATCCGCCGCCGCGGCGGCGGCACGATTGTCCGCCCGGTGGTGAACATGGACCTGTGCATTGGCGGCATCCGCGTCAATGGCGAGGTCAATCTCGCCGACCGCTCCGGCTTCAATTATCCCCTTCTGGTGGGGCGCAACATGCTGAGCGAAGCCGGGATTGCCATCGACTCACGCAAGATCTTCGCAGCGCGCAAAGCCTGCCCCCCGATCCGGCTGAAGACGGATCCGCCCGCCTCTGAGGAATAA
- a CDS encoding gamma-glutamyltransferase family protein — MSVRSLVFVGASALCLAACAQANNSSEIEAPEPPVVEEDLWTHGAMVAAADPRAVEAGLDALRRGGHAVDAAIAVHTVLGLVEPQSSGIGGGAFMVVYEREKDEITVYDGRETAPMAIDENLFVENGEVLGFLEAWQSGKSAGVPGAIALYKTAHDVHGKNEWASNFESAITLADDGFIVSPRLAGTLGDARIQQFTRLDDHPVSAAYFFPDGEPLAEGAVRDNPDYAETLRRVATEGIGSFYAGENAEAIVAALAEDPRPSTMTVEDIANYQVKVRPPLCGTWREYRICSAPPPSSGGVTQNSIPGLYDRLLPEDATAPFARVRAFVDAQRLAYADRDHYVADADFVQVPAMDLINPRYLDIRATEVFEPSEKPTPGDPGVALGGNPMVGLWGQDPTEDAPGTTHFSIVDQDGNVVSMTATVEAAFGNSRMVNGYLLNNELTDFAREPRKSNLPVANAPGPGKRPRSSMSPTIIFDQDGDLKMVTGSPGGNSIVAYVSKTVLAVLDWGDSAQEAVARPNIIARGETVGVEVDVEGGQEIADELNALGYSVQERRGENSGLHVILVTEDGLDGGADPRREGVALALEE; from the coding sequence ATGTCAGTAAGATCACTTGTTTTTGTAGGCGCCTCAGCCCTGTGCCTGGCCGCCTGCGCGCAAGCCAATAACAGTTCTGAAATCGAAGCGCCGGAACCGCCGGTCGTTGAAGAGGATCTCTGGACCCATGGCGCCATGGTTGCTGCCGCTGACCCTCGGGCCGTCGAGGCTGGACTGGACGCCTTGCGCCGAGGGGGTCATGCGGTCGACGCTGCGATTGCTGTGCACACTGTATTAGGTCTGGTGGAGCCACAATCCTCCGGCATTGGAGGCGGCGCCTTCATGGTCGTCTATGAGCGCGAGAAGGATGAGATCACCGTCTATGATGGCCGCGAGACGGCGCCGATGGCCATCGACGAGAACCTGTTTGTCGAAAATGGCGAAGTTCTGGGCTTTCTCGAGGCCTGGCAATCGGGCAAGTCGGCAGGCGTTCCGGGCGCGATTGCGCTCTACAAAACGGCGCACGACGTCCACGGCAAGAATGAATGGGCGAGCAATTTTGAATCGGCAATTACACTGGCGGATGACGGTTTCATTGTCAGCCCACGATTGGCCGGGACGCTCGGTGATGCGCGCATCCAGCAATTCACGCGGCTCGATGATCATCCCGTCAGTGCCGCTTACTTCTTCCCGGACGGCGAACCGCTGGCTGAAGGCGCCGTGCGGGACAATCCGGATTATGCCGAAACCCTGCGCCGGGTCGCGACGGAAGGGATTGGGTCCTTCTATGCCGGTGAGAATGCCGAGGCGATTGTCGCAGCGCTTGCCGAAGATCCGCGCCCGTCAACCATGACGGTCGAAGACATTGCAAACTATCAAGTGAAAGTGCGACCGCCGCTCTGCGGGACCTGGCGCGAGTATCGAATCTGCTCTGCACCGCCGCCCAGTTCAGGCGGCGTGACGCAGAACTCCATTCCGGGTCTCTATGATCGCCTACTACCTGAAGACGCGACCGCACCATTCGCGCGTGTGCGGGCTTTTGTGGATGCGCAGCGGCTGGCCTACGCTGACCGCGATCACTATGTCGCGGATGCCGATTTTGTGCAGGTCCCGGCCATGGACCTGATCAATCCACGCTATCTCGATATCCGGGCAACCGAAGTGTTCGAGCCGAGCGAAAAGCCGACGCCAGGCGATCCGGGCGTGGCGCTGGGTGGCAATCCGATGGTCGGCCTCTGGGGACAGGACCCGACCGAGGACGCGCCGGGCACGACTCATTTTTCGATTGTGGATCAAGACGGTAACGTGGTCTCGATGACCGCCACCGTGGAGGCCGCTTTCGGCAACTCGCGTATGGTCAATGGCTATCTGCTCAATAATGAGCTGACTGATTTTGCGCGTGAGCCGCGCAAATCGAACCTGCCGGTTGCCAATGCACCCGGGCCAGGCAAGCGCCCGCGCTCCTCCATGTCGCCGACGATTATCTTCGATCAGGATGGCGACCTGAAGATGGTGACGGGCTCGCCGGGCGGAAACTCGATTGTGGCCTATGTCTCGAAGACGGTCCTTGCCGTGCTCGATTGGGGCGATAGCGCACAGGAGGCCGTGGCGCGCCCGAACATCATTGCCCGCGGCGAAACGGTGGGTGTTGAAGTCGATGTTGAGGGTGGCCAGGAGATTGCCGATGAGCTCAATGCGCTGGGTTATTCTGTCCAGGAACGCCGGGGCGAGAATAGCGGCCTGCATGTCATCCTGGTCACGGAAGACGGTCTCGATGGCGGCGCAGACCCGCGGCGAGAAGGCGTGGCGCTGGCGCTGGAAGAATAG
- a CDS encoding branched-chain amino acid aminotransferase gives MADQAYDDRDGYIWMDGEFVPWRDTKVHVLTHAMHYASCVFEGERAYGGVIYASRRHSERLANSAKIMGFELPVSVDELEKIKEEALAKSGLENAYVRAFAWRGSEMMGVSAQNNTIHLAVAVWAWGDYFADKMKGIRMTHAIYRRPDPLTAPCHAKAAGLYMICTLSKHAAENDGYADALMLDYRGQVAEATGANIFFMRDGAIHTPTPDCFLNGITRQTAIKLAKARQIEVIERAIMPDELGTFDECFITGSAAEITPVAEIGEFRYTPGQTSEALVHDYADLVYRRIPMPA, from the coding sequence ATGGCAGACCAAGCCTATGATGATCGGGACGGTTACATCTGGATGGACGGTGAGTTCGTCCCGTGGCGGGATACGAAAGTGCACGTGCTGACGCATGCCATGCACTATGCCTCGTGCGTGTTCGAAGGTGAGCGGGCCTATGGCGGCGTCATCTATGCGTCGCGACGCCATTCCGAGCGCCTGGCAAACTCTGCCAAGATCATGGGTTTCGAGCTCCCGGTATCGGTTGATGAGCTTGAGAAGATCAAGGAAGAGGCGCTTGCCAAGTCTGGCCTGGAGAATGCCTATGTCCGCGCTTTCGCCTGGCGTGGCAGCGAAATGATGGGCGTGTCAGCGCAAAACAACACGATTCACCTGGCCGTCGCCGTCTGGGCTTGGGGCGACTATTTCGCAGATAAGATGAAAGGCATTCGGATGACGCACGCGATTTATCGCCGTCCCGACCCGCTCACCGCCCCCTGTCACGCGAAGGCTGCGGGACTCTATATGATCTGCACCCTCTCCAAACATGCAGCGGAGAATGACGGATATGCAGACGCCCTGATGCTCGATTATCGCGGCCAGGTGGCTGAAGCGACAGGAGCGAACATTTTCTTCATGCGCGACGGTGCGATCCATACGCCGACCCCGGATTGCTTCTTGAACGGCATCACGCGCCAGACGGCGATCAAGCTCGCCAAAGCGCGCCAGATTGAAGTGATTGAACGGGCGATCATGCCAGATGAGCTTGGGACGTTTGATGAGTGCTTCATCACAGGCTCCGCCGCTGAGATCACGCCCGTCGCGGAGATTGGCGAGTTCCGATATACGCCGGGGCAAACGTCAGAAGCGCTGGTGCATGACTATGCGGATCTGGTCTACAGACGGATCCCAATGCCTGCCTAA
- a CDS encoding TIGR04283 family arsenosugar biosynthesis glycosyltransferase, protein MSVSIIIPTLNEADALPDTLAALEALSPPPCDIVVADAGSTDSTPDLVQKSVAELLPNLPKGRAKQMNAGAAATKGDILCFLHADTIVPPDFTQIAERVLEERGTALAGFISVMRGPTGVRRVTTAHNFIKTWYAPLLFRPISFFRGCRLLFGDQVMICRREDFEAIGGWDPEQAIMEEADLCLRVVREGRGRVRQVPRKVWSSDRRVAEWGFWRANLTYLYVGLMWGFGVKSQRLAEHYEDVR, encoded by the coding sequence ATGTCCGTCTCGATCATCATTCCGACGCTGAACGAGGCCGATGCGCTGCCAGACACGCTGGCGGCGCTGGAGGCGCTGTCGCCGCCGCCATGCGATATCGTGGTCGCAGACGCTGGAAGTACGGATTCGACCCCCGATCTGGTGCAGAAAAGTGTTGCTGAGCTTCTCCCAAACTTGCCGAAAGGCCGCGCAAAACAGATGAACGCAGGCGCAGCGGCGACGAAAGGCGACATCCTTTGCTTTCTCCACGCCGATACAATTGTCCCGCCAGATTTCACCCAAATCGCGGAACGAGTCCTCGAGGAACGAGGCACGGCTCTGGCGGGATTCATTTCTGTCATGCGCGGCCCAACCGGCGTGCGCCGGGTGACGACGGCGCACAATTTCATCAAGACCTGGTACGCGCCGCTTCTGTTTCGGCCGATCTCGTTCTTTCGAGGGTGCCGTCTGCTGTTCGGCGACCAGGTGATGATCTGCCGGCGCGAAGACTTTGAAGCGATTGGCGGCTGGGATCCCGAACAGGCGATCATGGAAGAGGCCGATCTCTGCCTGCGCGTGGTGCGAGAAGGACGGGGCCGGGTGCGGCAGGTGCCGCGCAAGGTCTGGTCATCAGACCGCCGGGTGGCGGAATGGGGCTTCTGGCGCGCCAATCTGACCTATCTCTATGTCGGCTTGATGTGGGGGTTCGGGGTAAAGTCTCAGCGTCTGGCTGAGCATTATGAAGATGTGCGGTGA
- a CDS encoding MarR family transcriptional regulator encodes MVYVNQIRANAPGFDPRLFLRDEELDYGIALLLAGERALMKAAGEIARDFDLPPLAARVLITIRFQPGQTVTGLREQLDSTTPTLARILGDLDQRGLIERRQRDDGDRRTRSLYLSHEGKRMTDQATLTMRDRLRAAYRAAGSGAVSGVRAVLEALI; translated from the coding sequence ATGGTGTATGTCAACCAAATACGGGCAAATGCGCCCGGCTTCGATCCGCGACTGTTTCTTCGCGATGAGGAACTGGATTATGGAATCGCCTTGCTTCTGGCCGGAGAACGCGCGCTGATGAAGGCTGCGGGCGAGATCGCGCGCGACTTTGACCTGCCGCCTTTGGCCGCGCGCGTCCTCATCACAATCCGGTTTCAGCCTGGCCAGACCGTGACCGGTTTGCGCGAGCAACTGGACTCCACCACCCCGACACTCGCCCGCATTCTCGGCGATCTCGATCAGCGCGGACTGATTGAGCGGCGCCAAAGAGATGATGGCGATCGCCGGACACGGTCTCTCTATCTCAGCCATGAAGGCAAGCGGATGACAGATCAGGCAACGCTGACCATGCGCGACCGGCTGCGTGCGGCGTATCGGGCCGCCGGATCAGGTGCTGTCAGCGGCGTTCGGGCTGTGTTAGAGGCGCTGATATGA